From Kamptonema formosum PCC 6407, a single genomic window includes:
- a CDS encoding fumarylacetoacetate hydrolase family protein — MAQRYIRIQTPQGQIHYGLLQLSRSVQVLDAPPWLKGQPTDLELQPDTYKILAPCSPSKIIAVGKNYTDHAAEMGTPVPAEPLLFLKPPTAIIPTGAIIRYPAQSQRVDYEGELALVIGEPCTNCSPEEGHNKIWGYTIANDVTARDLQKRDGQWTRAKGFDSFCPLGPWIVRELSPGAQLQTFINDTNEPVQSAKINEMVFSPDFLVSYISQVMTLMPGDVILTGTPQGVGPLQIGDRIRVEIEGIGALENTVGPR; from the coding sequence ATGGCTCAACGCTACATCCGCATTCAAACCCCACAAGGACAGATTCATTACGGTTTGCTACAACTGAGCAGAAGCGTCCAGGTACTCGATGCACCTCCCTGGCTGAAAGGACAACCCACAGACTTAGAGCTGCAACCAGACACATATAAAATTCTTGCCCCCTGCTCCCCCTCGAAAATCATCGCTGTCGGCAAAAATTATACTGACCACGCCGCCGAAATGGGTACTCCCGTCCCTGCTGAACCTCTGCTATTTCTCAAACCGCCTACCGCCATCATTCCTACAGGAGCAATCATCCGTTATCCAGCACAATCTCAGCGAGTAGACTACGAAGGAGAATTAGCCCTAGTAATTGGGGAACCTTGCACTAACTGTAGCCCAGAAGAAGGTCATAACAAAATTTGGGGCTATACCATCGCCAACGACGTAACAGCTAGAGATTTGCAAAAACGCGACGGTCAGTGGACGAGAGCTAAAGGATTCGATTCATTCTGTCCATTGGGGCCTTGGATAGTCCGCGAATTGAGTCCTGGTGCACAATTACAGACTTTTATCAACGACACGAATGAACCAGTGCAGTCTGCCAAGATTAATGAAATGGTCTTTTCACCAGATTTTCTAGTTTCTTATATTAGCCAAGTTATGACCCTGATGCCGGGAGATGTAATATTAACTGGAACACCCCAAGGTGTAGGGCCATTACAAATAGGCGATCG
- a CDS encoding RpnC/YadD family protein, with protein sequence MGKIDPSTEREQITACINILAGLRFTKDVINQLFREEIMRESVTYQDILQKGVQQGLQQGLQQGLQQAQQSLRNSILEALETRFGFVPPEVVQQLELLTVVELQRLIRQAWTCETIDEFIAQLG encoded by the coding sequence TTGGGTAAAATCGATCCATCAACAGAACGGGAACAAATTACCGCTTGTATTAACATTCTAGCTGGTTTGCGCTTTACCAAAGACGTTATTAACCAATTGTTTCGGGAGGAAATTATGCGAGAGTCAGTAACTTATCAAGACATTCTCCAAAAAGGAGTACAACAGGGTTTACAACAGGGTTTACAACAGGGTTTACAACAAGCTCAACAAAGCTTGAGAAATTCTATTCTCGAAGCGCTAGAAACCCGTTTTGGCTTTGTCCCGCCAGAAGTAGTTCAGCAATTAGAGCTGTTAACGGTTGTAGAATTGCAAAGGTTAATACGTCAAGCTTGGACTTGCGAGACAATAGATGAATTTATCGCTCAACTAGGGTGA
- a CDS encoding sugar transferase codes for MTADSQLISGKVIRAIARRGFQPVLPRDGRIGLSVQSLDGEFFKRCFDILFSLSVLILFAPVYLLLVLLIALSSPGPVFYVQERVGKNRQLFNCLKFRTMVENADEILVEIMETSPHLRQEFQDNFKLKQDPRITWIGRFLRVTSLDEFPQFWNVLKGDMSVVGPRPLVVEELPRYGRHINKILTIRPGITGLWQVSGRNDIPYPRRVQIDLYYVNAKNLWIDLWIVVKTIGVVIFPKNNGAY; via the coding sequence ATGACTGCCGACAGCCAACTCATCTCCGGCAAGGTAATTCGAGCGATCGCTCGACGCGGTTTTCAGCCTGTCCTGCCTAGAGACGGACGCATAGGCCTGTCTGTACAGAGCCTAGACGGAGAGTTTTTCAAGCGCTGCTTCGATATCCTGTTTTCCCTATCAGTTCTGATACTGTTTGCCCCGGTTTACCTGCTTTTGGTTCTACTAATTGCTCTAAGCTCGCCAGGGCCAGTTTTTTATGTACAAGAAAGAGTCGGTAAAAACCGCCAGCTCTTTAACTGTCTTAAATTCAGAACAATGGTGGAAAATGCGGATGAAATATTAGTGGAGATTATGGAAACATCCCCCCATCTCCGCCAAGAATTTCAGGACAATTTCAAGCTGAAACAAGACCCTCGAATTACATGGATTGGGAGATTTTTACGAGTTACCAGTTTAGATGAATTCCCTCAGTTTTGGAACGTTTTAAAAGGAGATATGAGTGTCGTCGGGCCTAGACCATTAGTTGTTGAGGAACTGCCGAGATACGGCCGCCACATCAACAAAATCTTAACCATCAGACCTGGAATTACAGGACTGTGGCAAGTATCCGGGCGCAATGACATCCCCTATCCCCGCCGAGTCCAAATCGACCTTTACTATGTAAACGCCAAAAATCTTTGGATAGATCTCTGGATCGTCGTCAAAACTATTGGCGTAGTGATTTTCCCCAAAAATAACGGGGCTTACTAA
- the gmd gene encoding GDP-mannose 4,6-dehydratase has protein sequence MTERKRALITGITGQDGSYLSELLLEKGYEVHGIIRRSSTFNTDRIDHIYVDPHSENARLFLHYGDLTDGTTLRRILEEVKPAEIYNLGAQSHVRVSFDAPEYTVDAVGLGTLRLLEAIRDYRHRTGIEVRFYQAGSSEMYGLVQEVPQKETTPFYPRSPYACAKVYAHWQTVNYRESYGMFASNGILFNHESPRRGETFVTRKITRAVARIVAGKQKKLYLGNLDSKRDWGYAKDYVKAMWLMLQHDEPDDYVVATNETHSIREFLDKAFNCVNLDWHEYVEFDERYLRPAEVELLIGDSTKARQKLGWEPSVTFEELVKLMVDSDIKSLEQQLRGSGNSFD, from the coding sequence ATGACGGAACGCAAGCGAGCGCTAATCACCGGTATTACAGGTCAAGACGGCTCCTATTTGAGTGAATTGCTGCTAGAAAAAGGATATGAAGTTCACGGTATTATCCGGCGAAGTTCAACCTTCAATACCGATCGCATTGACCATATCTATGTCGATCCCCACAGTGAAAATGCCCGTTTATTCCTACACTATGGTGACTTGACCGACGGTACTACCCTGCGCCGGATTTTAGAAGAAGTCAAACCCGCAGAAATTTATAACTTAGGTGCTCAATCTCACGTTCGAGTTAGTTTTGACGCTCCAGAATATACCGTTGACGCAGTTGGTTTAGGGACACTGCGCCTTTTGGAAGCAATTCGCGACTACCGACACCGCACAGGGATCGAAGTGCGATTCTATCAAGCAGGTTCTTCTGAGATGTATGGTTTAGTACAGGAAGTCCCTCAGAAAGAAACCACACCATTTTATCCGCGCAGTCCCTATGCTTGTGCAAAGGTTTATGCTCACTGGCAAACTGTGAATTACCGCGAATCTTACGGGATGTTTGCGTCTAATGGCATTCTATTTAACCACGAATCGCCCCGGCGTGGTGAAACCTTTGTAACTCGAAAAATTACCCGTGCTGTAGCTAGGATTGTAGCAGGAAAGCAGAAAAAACTTTACCTAGGCAATCTTGATTCTAAGCGCGATTGGGGCTATGCTAAGGACTACGTGAAGGCGATGTGGCTGATGTTACAGCACGACGAACCTGATGATTATGTAGTGGCTACTAATGAAACCCATTCTATCCGGGAATTTCTAGATAAGGCATTCAATTGTGTCAATTTAGATTGGCACGAATATGTTGAGTTTGACGAACGCTATTTGCGTCCAGCCGAAGTGGAATTGTTAATCGGTGATTCGACTAAGGCGCGGCAAAAGTTGGGTTGGGAACCTTCTGTTACTTTTGAGGAGTTAGTAAAATTAATGGTGGACTCTGACATCAAATCTTTAGAACAGCAGCTTCGCGGTTCTGGCAACAGTTTTGATTAA
- a CDS encoding 5-formyltetrahydrofolate cyclo-ligase — protein MLTKAELRRSHLKTRQSLSVQAWKQKSDRLCTHLQHSPLFTQAQTILAYFTYRQEPDLTPLFTIPKKWGFPRCSGNQLSWHKWTPGDNLQTGKFGILEPDPDSPILEPSAVDLILVPAVACDTNGYRLGYGGGYYDRMLSLPEWSSKPAIGIIFEFACLAELPIDSWDRPLQGFCTETGLIMVEKRSSLNPIR, from the coding sequence ATGCTAACCAAAGCAGAATTACGCCGATCGCATCTCAAAACCCGCCAATCCCTCTCAGTACAAGCCTGGAAACAAAAAAGCGATCGCCTCTGCACCCACCTCCAACACTCACCGCTATTCACCCAAGCACAAACAATACTAGCCTACTTCACTTATCGCCAAGAACCAGACTTAACACCCCTATTTACCATCCCTAAAAAATGGGGATTTCCCCGCTGTAGCGGTAATCAACTCTCCTGGCATAAATGGACACCCGGAGATAATTTACAAACAGGAAAATTTGGTATACTAGAACCCGATCCAGACAGCCCCATCTTAGAACCATCCGCAGTCGATTTAATCCTTGTACCCGCAGTAGCTTGCGACACCAACGGCTATCGCTTAGGTTACGGTGGCGGCTATTATGACAGAATGTTAAGTTTACCAGAGTGGTCATCAAAGCCTGCGATCGGCATCATCTTTGAATTTGCTTGCTTAGCCGAACTCCCAATTGATTCCTGGGATCGACCCCTACAAGGATTTTGTACAGAAACAGGTTTAATAATGGTAGAAAAGCGATCGAGTCTCAACCCCATACGCTGA
- a CDS encoding glycosyltransferase: protein MELKYALVHEWLTPKATGGSELVVEEILKHINADVYALIDFESSNPESYLYKRAIGKTFLQHLPFARNGVQKYLPLLPLAIEQLDLREYDIILSSSHAVAKGVLTSPQQLHLCYCHTPMRYAWDLTFDYLRSSKAGQGIQGLLTRYLLHRIRQWDVISANRVDYFIANSQHTARRIWRCYRRPAEVIYPPVNIDRFRFEPKKQDFYLTVCRLVSYKRISIVVKAFNQLGLPLVVIGTGPELNLLQQIAQPNVQILGWQSPEVVEKYMAEAKAFVYAACEDFGIALVEAQACGTPAIAYGGGGALETVIDIRQHPESGTGLFFPSQTEGALIEAVKAFEAMSGAFNPEMGRSQAAQFHPKIFQERYLTFLERCWQEFQPVKF, encoded by the coding sequence GTGGAACTAAAATATGCCCTCGTTCACGAATGGTTAACCCCAAAAGCAACTGGCGGTTCCGAACTCGTTGTCGAAGAAATTCTCAAACACATCAACGCTGATGTTTATGCACTAATTGACTTTGAATCGAGCAATCCTGAAAGTTATCTTTACAAGCGGGCGATCGGCAAAACATTTTTACAGCACCTTCCTTTTGCCCGCAACGGCGTACAAAAATATCTACCTCTATTGCCCCTAGCAATTGAACAGTTAGATTTACGCGAGTATGACATCATTCTCTCCTCTTCCCACGCCGTTGCTAAAGGCGTGCTGACAAGTCCCCAGCAACTCCACCTTTGCTACTGCCATACCCCCATGCGCTACGCCTGGGACTTAACCTTTGATTACCTTCGCAGTAGCAAAGCCGGACAAGGAATTCAGGGCTTACTAACCAGGTATTTGCTCCACAGAATTCGCCAGTGGGACGTAATTTCTGCCAATCGAGTAGATTACTTCATCGCCAACTCCCAACACACCGCACGACGCATCTGGCGGTGTTATCGGCGACCCGCAGAAGTGATTTACCCCCCAGTAAATATCGATCGCTTTCGCTTTGAACCAAAGAAACAAGATTTTTACCTGACAGTTTGCCGTTTAGTCAGTTACAAGAGAATATCCATAGTTGTCAAAGCCTTCAATCAACTCGGACTTCCCCTAGTAGTAATTGGCACCGGCCCTGAGTTAAACTTGCTCCAGCAAATAGCTCAACCCAACGTGCAAATCCTTGGTTGGCAGTCCCCAGAAGTAGTTGAGAAATATATGGCCGAGGCAAAAGCCTTCGTCTATGCAGCCTGCGAAGATTTCGGCATCGCCTTAGTCGAGGCCCAAGCTTGCGGGACACCAGCGATCGCTTATGGAGGCGGGGGTGCATTAGAAACAGTAATTGATATTCGGCAACACCCAGAATCTGGAACAGGATTATTTTTCCCATCCCAGACAGAAGGGGCCTTAATCGAAGCAGTAAAGGCCTTCGAGGCCATGAGTGGGGCTTTTAACCCAGAAATGGGGCGATCGCAAGCCGCTCAGTTCCACCCAAAAATTTTTCAGGAACGCTACCTAACTTTTTTGGAACGCTGCTGGCAAGAATTTCAACCTGTAAAATTTTAA
- a CDS encoding GDP-L-fucose synthase family protein, translated as MAGLDLSEKRILVTGGAGFLGRNVIDRLVKAGANRDKISIPRSHDFDLRVMENCQRAAENQNIVIHLAAHVGGIGLNQQKPAELFYDNLMMGVQLIHAAYQAGVEKFTCLGTICAYPKFTPVPFKEEDLWNGYPEETNAPYGVAKKALLVQLQSYRQQYGFNGIYLLPVNLYGPEDNFDPKSSHVIPALIRKVHEAQLRGDKELPVWGDGSPTREFLYSLDAARGIVMATQSYNDSEPVNLGTNHEISIRDLINLVCELMGYEGEIVWQTDKPNGQPRRCLDTERARKAFGFTAEMDFKKGLKKTIEWYRQHAV; from the coding sequence ATGGCTGGGTTAGATTTGAGCGAGAAGCGGATTCTGGTTACGGGCGGGGCTGGTTTTTTGGGTCGTAATGTGATCGATCGGCTTGTGAAAGCAGGGGCTAATCGCGACAAGATTTCGATCCCGCGCTCGCACGATTTTGACCTCAGAGTGATGGAAAATTGCCAGCGTGCTGCCGAGAACCAAAATATTGTAATTCACTTAGCTGCTCACGTCGGTGGCATCGGTTTAAATCAACAAAAGCCTGCTGAATTATTTTACGACAATTTGATGATGGGGGTTCAACTAATTCACGCCGCCTATCAAGCAGGAGTTGAAAAATTTACCTGTCTCGGTACTATTTGTGCTTATCCCAAGTTTACTCCCGTACCTTTTAAAGAGGAGGATCTTTGGAATGGCTACCCGGAGGAAACTAATGCGCCTTATGGAGTTGCAAAGAAAGCTTTATTAGTTCAATTGCAATCCTATCGCCAGCAATACGGGTTTAATGGTATTTATTTGTTGCCTGTGAATTTATACGGCCCGGAGGATAATTTCGATCCCAAAAGTTCTCATGTAATTCCAGCATTAATTCGGAAAGTACATGAGGCACAGCTAAGAGGTGATAAAGAGTTACCCGTTTGGGGTGATGGTAGTCCTACTCGCGAGTTTTTGTATTCCTTGGATGCAGCGCGGGGGATTGTGATGGCAACTCAATCATATAATGACTCGGAACCTGTTAATTTGGGAACTAATCATGAAATCTCAATTAGAGACTTGATTAATCTCGTATGTGAATTGATGGGATATGAGGGAGAAATAGTTTGGCAGACGGATAAACCCAATGGTCAACCACGCCGATGTTTGGATACGGAAAGGGCGAGAAAGGCGTTTGGGTTTACTGCTGAAATGGACTTTAAGAAAGGGTTGAAGAAAACGATTGAGTGGTATCGGCAACACGCCGTGTAA